In Desulfatiglans sp., the following are encoded in one genomic region:
- a CDS encoding DUF2764 family protein, protein MDKYYYFIAQLPTLFFRKEPEITIDRFMNEAEKWLDPADFEMLCSLDLQSVAINRGEPADVKRYKNFENDLRTDIAAFREAQHKDIEYKPSSFPLSAIKEGNPLDVELRFMDLRWQFLDEMEREHHFDFTTIVIYLLKLLLLQRYFTFEKEKGLLRFQMLYHEVRS, encoded by the coding sequence ATGGATAAATACTACTATTTTATAGCCCAACTGCCAACGCTGTTTTTCAGGAAAGAGCCTGAAATTACCATTGACCGCTTTATGAATGAAGCTGAAAAATGGCTTGATCCTGCTGATTTTGAAATGCTCTGTTCACTTGATCTGCAATCAGTAGCCATTAACAGGGGCGAACCGGCTGACGTGAAAAGATACAAAAACTTTGAAAATGATCTTCGCACAGACATTGCGGCATTTCGCGAGGCCCAGCATAAAGACATCGAATACAAGCCTTCCAGTTTTCCCCTGTCAGCCATCAAGGAGGGCAATCCCCTTGATGTTGAATTGCGATTCATGGATTTGCGCTGGCAGTTTCTGGATGAAATGGAGCGGGAGCATCATTTCGATTTTACAACCATAGTTATATATCTCCTGAAATTACTTCTGTTGCAAAGATATTTTACTTTTGAAAAAGAAAAAGGACTACTAAGATTCCAAATGTTATATCACGAGGTAAGATCATGA
- a CDS encoding ABC transporter permease, which yields MINSNSVIVPFTSLGRYTLFILQEMGRSGTFFFRGFYSIFTFPFQFSKIIQQIYFIGLKSVFVICLTGAFTGMVLGLQGYYTLSKFGSEGLLGAAVALSLIRELGPVLTAIMIIGRAGSAIAAEIGIMRISEQIDALDTMDIDPVRFLVSPRIAASLISFPLLTAMFNVIGIWGGYLTGSILLGLNKGVYFSRVQSGISMDDLTGCGIKSIVFSIIVATICCYQGYYTHTRKEGHGAKGVGFATTSAVVISCVLVLVSDYIMTSLLL from the coding sequence ATGATCAATTCTAACTCTGTTATAGTGCCATTTACCAGCCTTGGCAGATATACCTTATTTATACTGCAGGAGATGGGCAGGAGTGGCACTTTCTTTTTCAGGGGTTTCTACAGTATTTTTACATTCCCCTTTCAATTTTCAAAGATTATACAGCAGATATATTTTATAGGTCTTAAATCAGTATTTGTAATCTGCCTGACAGGGGCCTTCACTGGCATGGTGCTCGGGCTCCAGGGATATTATACCCTCTCAAAATTCGGTTCAGAGGGGCTCCTTGGAGCTGCTGTTGCACTCTCTTTGATCCGCGAGCTGGGGCCTGTGCTTACCGCTATTATGATAATAGGACGTGCAGGGTCAGCCATTGCTGCAGAGATAGGCATAATGAGGATCTCCGAACAGATAGATGCACTTGACACAATGGATATTGACCCAGTAAGGTTTCTTGTAAGCCCCAGGATCGCTGCCTCCCTTATATCATTCCCTCTGCTTACTGCTATGTTCAATGTGATCGGAATATGGGGAGGATATCTCACTGGTTCCATCTTGCTGGGTTTGAATAAGGGGGTTTATTTTTCAAGGGTGCAATCGGGGATATCCATGGATGATCTGACCGGATGCGGCATTAAATCCATTGTATTCTCCATCATTGTTGCAACAATATGCTGCTACCAGGGTTACTACACCCATACTAGAAAAGAGGGTCACGGGGCAAAGGGGGTAGGTTTTGCGACAACATCCGCTGTAGTGATATCCTGTGTCCTTGTCCTTGTTTCCGACTATATCATGACATCGTTACTGCTGTAA
- a CDS encoding ATP-binding cassette domain-containing protein, with protein sequence MEYNHLIEFRNITKSFGNQVVLNNVNLTIDRGEITTIIGMSGVGKSVLLKHIIGLINPDSGEILFQGRDIAKLPRREKSQLKKKFSYMFQGTALFDSMTVYENIALPLMEKNLLSQNAIQRLVLDKMEQLDIGTMANKYPSELSGGMKKRVALARSLVTDPEIVLFDEPTTGLDPIRRNAVHSMISEYQKKLGFTGIIVSHEIPEIFYISQKIVMLHEGGIIFQGSAEALHETNATVVKQFINGLENRHDSLTGLLPQPRGEERLREELARFKRHNYVFSIIVFRIKDLDNINKNAGHVAGQELLRRFAEELRSHLRLTDVCFRYSMNKIITILPDTGLEQARQTCRKLSKKIDKMKITEIVSGSALECSINVGFAEAKKDLQFEHIIREAESNIEDTCFLSGMEEQ encoded by the coding sequence ATGGAATATAATCATCTTATAGAGTTCAGAAATATCACAAAAAGTTTTGGCAATCAGGTGGTGCTGAACAATGTTAACCTAACCATAGACAGAGGCGAGATCACTACCATTATCGGCATGAGCGGTGTTGGTAAATCTGTGCTTCTCAAGCATATAATAGGGTTGATCAACCCTGATTCGGGTGAAATCCTTTTTCAGGGAAGAGATATCGCAAAACTACCCCGCAGAGAAAAGAGTCAATTAAAAAAGAAATTCAGCTATATGTTCCAGGGCACTGCATTATTTGATTCCATGACTGTTTATGAAAATATTGCCCTTCCCCTTATGGAAAAAAACCTTTTATCCCAAAATGCGATACAGAGATTGGTTCTCGATAAAATGGAGCAGCTAGATATCGGAACCATGGCAAATAAATACCCCTCAGAGCTTTCAGGAGGAATGAAAAAACGGGTAGCGCTTGCGAGATCACTTGTTACAGACCCTGAAATTGTACTTTTTGATGAGCCTACTACCGGCCTTGACCCTATAAGAAGAAACGCAGTGCACAGTATGATATCAGAATATCAGAAAAAGCTGGGCTTTACGGGAATAATTGTAAGCCATGAAATTCCTGAGATATTCTATATATCCCAGAAAATTGTTATGCTCCACGAAGGCGGGATTATCTTCCAGGGTTCAGCTGAAGCACTCCATGAGACTAATGCCACAGTCGTGAAACAGTTTATTAATGGCCTTGAGAACCGACATGATTCTCTAACCGGGTTGCTTCCTCAGCCCAGAGGAGAGGAGAGGCTAAGGGAAGAGCTTGCACGGTTTAAAAGACACAATTATGTTTTTTCAATAATAGTGTTCAGGATCAAAGATCTGGATAATATCAATAAAAATGCCGGGCATGTTGCAGGGCAGGAACTTCTCAGGCGTTTTGCAGAAGAACTCAGAAGCCATCTAAGGCTAACCGATGTATGTTTCAGATACAGCATGAATAAAATAATAACCATACTGCCGGATACCGGTCTTGAACAGGCCCGCCAGACATGCAGAAAACTTTCAAAAAAGATAGACAAAATGAAAATAACAGAAATAGTGAGTGGGTCAGCTCTTGAATGTTCAATCAATGTAGGTTTTGCCGAGGCAAAAAAAGACCTCCAGTTTGAACACATAATAAGAGAAGCTGAATCAAACATAGAAGATACCTGTTTTTTAAGTGGAATGGAGGAACAATGA
- the mlaD gene encoding outer membrane lipid asymmetry maintenance protein MlaD — protein sequence MKKSSIETSVGIFMFIGIICVGYLTVHLGNIDLFRSDHYQLRARFQSVSGLKAGSSVEIAGVQIGYIAAISLDHEKKLANVILNIKNDVQLEEDAIASVKTSGLIGDKYIMISPGGSDEILRHGDMILETESAVDLEDLISKYLFGDAK from the coding sequence ATGAAAAAATCATCGATAGAGACTTCAGTTGGAATTTTTATGTTTATCGGTATTATCTGTGTCGGATACCTGACTGTTCATCTTGGAAACATAGATTTGTTCAGGTCTGACCATTACCAGTTGCGGGCCCGTTTCCAGTCTGTTTCCGGTCTTAAGGCAGGCTCTTCAGTCGAAATCGCAGGGGTGCAGATAGGCTATATAGCAGCCATATCACTGGATCATGAGAAAAAACTGGCGAACGTAATCCTGAATATCAAAAATGATGTTCAGCTGGAGGAGGATGCAATCGCTTCAGTTAAAACATCCGGACTTATCGGTGATAAATATATTATGATTTCGCCCGGTGGTTCCGATGAAATATTAAGGCATGGAGATATGATACTTGAAACAGAATCGGCTGTTGATCTGGAAGACCTGATCAGCAAATATCTGTTTGGCGATGCAAAATAA
- a CDS encoding ABC transporter substrate-binding protein, whose product MKKFKPILCIFILITCIFTANASEPFDIIKDKIDRVFRILNDPVYSDQAKKTEQHDILYGIIEEAFDFNGMARLTLARNWQAFTPSQQEEFSGLFGQFLGNTYLDKIQSGFSDEQVEYTGEELLSVTKAVVMTNLIRKGVKTPIHYSLQKKGDSWRIYDVKIEGVSLLKNYRTQFSNILIREKPEGLIAMLKNKLK is encoded by the coding sequence ATGAAAAAATTTAAACCTATCCTCTGCATTTTTATCCTTATAACCTGCATATTCACTGCAAACGCATCTGAACCATTTGATATCATAAAGGATAAAATTGACCGGGTCTTCAGAATACTGAATGACCCTGTCTATTCCGATCAGGCAAAAAAAACCGAACAGCATGATATACTCTATGGCATAATTGAGGAGGCATTTGATTTCAACGGGATGGCCAGGCTTACACTTGCAAGAAACTGGCAGGCCTTTACTCCGTCACAGCAGGAAGAGTTCTCCGGATTGTTCGGGCAGTTTTTAGGCAATACCTACCTTGATAAGATACAGTCAGGTTTTTCAGACGAGCAGGTTGAGTATACAGGGGAAGAGCTTTTGTCCGTTACAAAGGCTGTTGTGATGACCAACCTTATAAGAAAGGGCGTAAAGACCCCTATACATTACAGCCTGCAAAAAAAAGGGGATAGCTGGCGCATATATGATGTAAAAATTGAGGGGGTCAGCCTGTTAAAAAACTACAGGACTCAGTTCAGCAACATACTGATCAGGGAAAAGCCTGAAGGTCTTATAGCCATGCTAAAGAATAAACTTAAATAG
- a CDS encoding DUF4124 domain-containing protein, with the protein MIYAIKRIIIQAIGILLITGLICINASETYKWVDKDGVVHFSDRTPDDPDSSRDIILAKNNEEPGGSAVKISAERPDADEKNPIRNTIKSTFTIKGSKNTGTGFFISPDGYAITCKHVIEANGIHTAILNNQEEFPIGVISKSNRYDLALILVTTHQKVPYLKFRDPFTMEAGDRVYAVGSSVGLQSTITDGLFTGVRRQMPSEIMAVQFSAPVNPGNSGGPLIDKDGRVLGAVSWKLLSNDGVPVSGIGFAVPSEYILNEYRGYTKD; encoded by the coding sequence ATGATTTATGCTATTAAAAGGATAATAATCCAGGCCATTGGTATATTACTTATTACAGGCTTAATCTGCATTAATGCGAGTGAGACATATAAATGGGTCGATAAGGATGGGGTGGTGCATTTTTCAGACCGGACACCTGATGACCCTGACTCCAGCCGTGATATTATCCTTGCAAAAAATAATGAAGAACCTGGTGGTAGTGCTGTAAAGATATCAGCAGAAAGGCCTGATGCAGATGAAAAGAACCCCATTAGAAACACTATCAAGAGTACATTTACCATAAAGGGCAGCAAGAACACAGGGACAGGATTTTTCATATCCCCGGATGGATATGCCATTACATGCAAACATGTCATCGAGGCAAACGGGATACATACTGCTATACTTAACAACCAGGAAGAGTTTCCTATAGGCGTAATCTCAAAGAGTAACAGATATGATCTGGCCCTGATCCTGGTAACAACACATCAAAAGGTGCCCTATTTAAAATTCAGAGACCCGTTTACAATGGAAGCCGGTGACAGGGTTTACGCGGTCGGAAGTTCCGTCGGCCTTCAGTCAACAATAACAGACGGCCTTTTTACAGGCGTTAGAAGGCAGATGCCTTCAGAGATAATGGCTGTTCAATTTTCCGCCCCTGTTAACCCCGGAAACAGCGGAGGCCCACTTATAGATAAAGATGGTAGAGTTCTAGGGGCTGTGAGCTGGAAACTGCTTTCAAATGACGGGGTTCCCGTATCAGGTATTGGTTTTGCGGTGCCATCAGAGTATATCCTAAATGAATACAGGGGGTATACAAAAGATTAA
- a CDS encoding cation-translocating P-type ATPase: protein MPHTKSVEEILNELNANPEKGLTGDEAKARLSKYGYNRLTAQKKKGILQLFLAQLNDWLIYILFAAVIITLILGEYVDSIIIMAVIILNAALGVFQEIKAGNAIEALKRMSSPRSLVKRDNKIMEIDSELVVPGDILILDAGRFVSADIRLVNTAAIHIEESVLTGESMASEKEARMVLAPKTPVGDRENMAYMSSIVTSGRGEGVVTATGMNTEVGKIAGLIEGEEENKTPLEIRLSRLGKTLGKSAIGICLFIFAVSLFQGRDLVEMFLVSVSLAVAAIPEGLAAIVAVVLSIGVTGMSKRNAIIRRLPAVETLGSVNIICSDKTGTLTQNRMTVVKYFTLDSDAVTVDEDMQPAGSDAKRLAEVMILCSDATYEDGKGTGDPTETALLQFGDKLGIDRKYLNSSNPRISEYAFDSDRKLMSTLTKNEGRLVVNTKGAIDNLLDLCTSVIVDGRSVPMTEGHKNRFRQTMESMSNEALRTLGAAYREVDSVIPPLDMERELVLTGIIGMIDPPRNEVRDSVKQAAEAGITTVMITGDHKNTAFAIAESLGIANHHDQVITGSEIDDAGDIKLKEKILDYRVFARVSPEHKVKIVHALKAKGKIVSMTGDGVNDAPSLKAADIGVAMGITGTDVAKNASDMILTDDNFATIVKAVEQGRNIYNNIKKSIIFLLSSNLGEVTAMFVAVTAGWEAPLLATQILWINLLTDSLPAVALGMDPSDPDVMKEKPRSPDEGFFSGRAGFNVISGGLAIGIITVITFWYGYYIHGYSPFDHSAPSYVLEYARTVAFLSIIFSQLFFSLSFWHNRKTIFTTGILSNRYLIGAIAIAIMLQVAILTVPPLKSAFKLTTPDMFAWMVIIVAGLIPLIFREISKLFFWKK from the coding sequence ATGCCACACACAAAATCTGTTGAAGAAATATTGAATGAACTGAATGCGAACCCGGAAAAAGGTCTTACCGGTGATGAGGCAAAGGCCAGGCTCAGCAAATACGGTTATAACAGGCTTACAGCCCAAAAGAAAAAGGGGATACTCCAGCTCTTTTTGGCCCAGCTGAATGACTGGCTTATATATATACTTTTTGCCGCGGTAATAATCACCCTTATCCTTGGTGAATATGTAGATTCAATAATTATCATGGCAGTTATCATCCTTAATGCAGCGCTGGGTGTATTTCAGGAGATAAAGGCAGGCAATGCCATAGAGGCATTAAAGAGAATGTCCTCACCAAGATCCCTTGTAAAAAGGGATAATAAGATCATGGAGATAGATTCGGAACTGGTTGTGCCCGGTGATATCCTTATCCTTGATGCAGGGAGGTTTGTCTCTGCGGATATCCGCCTCGTTAATACTGCTGCCATACACATAGAAGAGTCTGTTCTGACAGGCGAGTCAATGGCATCTGAAAAAGAGGCACGCATGGTTCTTGCCCCTAAAACCCCTGTTGGTGATCGTGAGAACATGGCCTACATGTCATCGATAGTCACATCCGGACGTGGTGAAGGTGTTGTTACAGCTACAGGGATGAATACGGAGGTCGGTAAAATCGCCGGTCTTATTGAAGGTGAAGAGGAAAACAAGACACCACTTGAGATAAGGCTGAGCCGACTTGGAAAGACCCTTGGAAAGTCCGCAATAGGTATATGCCTTTTTATCTTTGCAGTTTCCCTTTTTCAGGGCCGTGATCTTGTTGAGATGTTCCTTGTATCCGTCTCACTTGCAGTAGCTGCAATCCCTGAAGGGCTAGCGGCTATTGTAGCTGTAGTGCTCTCCATAGGCGTTACGGGCATGTCAAAAAGAAACGCCATCATCAGGCGCCTGCCTGCTGTTGAGACATTAGGCTCGGTAAATATTATCTGTTCGGATAAAACAGGCACACTCACACAGAACAGGATGACCGTGGTAAAATATTTCACACTTGATAGTGATGCGGTCACTGTTGATGAAGATATGCAACCAGCCGGCAGTGATGCAAAAAGGCTGGCAGAGGTCATGATCCTTTGCAGTGATGCAACGTATGAAGATGGCAAAGGCACAGGCGACCCGACCGAGACTGCGCTACTGCAATTTGGGGATAAACTCGGCATTGACAGAAAATATTTGAACTCATCAAATCCACGTATATCAGAGTATGCATTTGATTCTGACCGAAAGCTCATGTCAACCCTTACTAAAAATGAGGGGAGGCTTGTGGTTAACACAAAGGGGGCGATAGATAACCTTTTAGACCTCTGCACCAGTGTGATTGTTGACGGAAGATCGGTACCGATGACAGAAGGGCATAAAAACAGGTTCAGGCAGACAATGGAGAGTATGTCCAATGAGGCATTGCGCACCCTTGGCGCCGCTTACAGAGAGGTAGACTCAGTGATTCCGCCCTTGGATATGGAAAGGGAGCTTGTCCTTACAGGGATTATCGGCATGATCGATCCACCCAGAAACGAGGTCAGGGATTCTGTAAAACAGGCGGCTGAAGCGGGCATCACAACCGTAATGATTACTGGTGATCACAAAAACACGGCATTTGCCATAGCAGAATCCCTTGGCATTGCGAATCACCATGATCAGGTAATAACAGGCAGTGAGATCGATGATGCGGGTGACATAAAGTTAAAGGAAAAGATACTGGACTATCGTGTCTTTGCAAGGGTTTCCCCTGAACACAAGGTAAAGATAGTACATGCACTCAAGGCAAAAGGGAAGATCGTCTCCATGACAGGAGATGGCGTGAATGATGCCCCATCTCTCAAGGCCGCTGATATCGGTGTGGCTATGGGCATCACAGGCACAGATGTAGCCAAAAATGCCTCAGACATGATCCTTACTGATGACAATTTTGCGACCATAGTAAAGGCAGTTGAACAGGGCCGCAATATCTATAACAACATAAAAAAATCAATAATATTTCTTCTCTCCAGCAACCTCGGTGAAGTTACAGCCATGTTTGTGGCCGTAACAGCAGGGTGGGAGGCGCCACTTCTTGCCACCCAGATACTCTGGATTAATCTTCTTACTGACTCGCTTCCCGCCGTTGCCCTTGGTATGGACCCCTCTGATCCTGATGTAATGAAGGAAAAGCCAAGAAGCCCTGATGAGGGTTTCTTTTCAGGCAGGGCCGGCTTTAACGTGATATCAGGAGGGCTTGCCATAGGAATTATCACTGTTATCACATTCTGGTATGGATACTATATTCACGGGTACAGCCCCTTTGATCACTCTGCACCATCCTATGTGCTGGAATATGCAAGGACAGTGGCATTTCTATCCATTATTTTCAGCCAGTTGTTTTTCTCATTGTCTTTCTGGCATAACCGGAAAACCATCTTCACAACAGGCATCCTGTCCAACAGGTATCTAATCGGGGCAATAGCAATCGCCATCATGCTTCAGGTAGCCATCCTGACTGTTCCGCCCCTTAAATCTGCCTTTAAACTTACTACACCGGATATGTTTGCATGGATGGTAATAATCGTGGCGGGTCTTATACCACTAATATTCAGGGAAATATCAAAACTATTTTTTTGGAAAAAATAA
- the hisF gene encoding imidazole glycerol phosphate synthase subunit HisF: MGKSVKIMPCLDMQNGRVVKGVHFVDIKDAGDPVECARAYCASGADELGMLDITATVEGRMTMLEVVKRVAKVTTVPFTVGGGISDVKSAGLVLEAGASKVSVSSAAFRRPEVISEMIRSFGPEKITVAIDVDKNPVMPSGYEVYIDGGRTATGADAVEWAKRVDGYGVPVILPTSKAGDGVRTGYDLPVIRLIKGAVSAEVVASGGAGELKHFYEATEAGATILLAASVFHFGIIGIKELKEYLHKKGVSVKLKI; this comes from the coding sequence ATGGGAAAGAGTGTGAAAATCATGCCCTGTCTGGATATGCAGAACGGGCGCGTTGTAAAGGGAGTTCATTTTGTTGATATAAAGGATGCCGGTGACCCTGTTGAATGCGCACGCGCCTATTGTGCATCCGGCGCTGATGAGCTGGGGATGCTTGATATCACCGCCACTGTTGAGGGAAGGATGACCATGCTTGAGGTTGTAAAACGTGTCGCAAAGGTCACAACAGTGCCATTTACCGTGGGTGGGGGCATATCAGATGTGAAATCAGCCGGTCTAGTGCTTGAGGCAGGGGCAAGTAAGGTATCTGTCAGCAGCGCCGCCTTCAGAAGGCCTGAAGTTATCAGCGAGATGATAAGGTCATTCGGGCCTGAAAAGATAACCGTGGCCATTGATGTTGATAAGAATCCTGTAATGCCGTCAGGATACGAGGTATATATTGATGGGGGGCGTACAGCGACCGGCGCTGATGCGGTTGAATGGGCAAAACGTGTTGACGGTTATGGCGTACCGGTAATTCTGCCTACAAGCAAGGCAGGCGATGGTGTGAGGACCGGTTATGATCTTCCGGTGATCAGGCTTATAAAAGGTGCGGTATCAGCAGAGGTTGTTGCATCAGGCGGGGCAGGGGAGTTAAAGCATTTTTACGAGGCCACAGAGGCAGGTGCAACAATACTTCTTGCGGCCTCTGTATTCCACTTCGGGATAATAGGGATAAAAGAGCTTAAAGAATATCTCCACAAAAAGGGCGTCTCTGTGAAGTTGAAAATATAG
- a CDS encoding HlyC/CorC family transporter: MILLFLFLLMALFVSFLCSIMEAVLLSTPQSFLISQKEQGKSWAVRLSGLKENIDRPLSAILSLNTIAHTIGAAGVGAQSIKVFGEAYFGIISATMTIMILIFTEIIPKSIGARFWRELAMVSSQMISFMIIITYPLVYMSLFITKVFSKSSPERTTSREEISALSGIGVEEGIVHEREHKIIQNILKLKNVKVTNIMTPRVVLVTADENLSLEEFLMQKDYLKFSRIPVYSGHIENISGYVFREQVFEKLAEGSHDLRLKDIKREIVIIPDTKNLFGVWETLLQKKEQLSLIVDEYGGIEGIVTMEDIIETLLGLEIIDEKDVFSDMQKFARDRWKARQTKYKLLEK; this comes from the coding sequence ATGATATTACTATTTTTATTCTTGTTAATGGCATTATTTGTTTCATTCCTTTGTTCAATAATGGAGGCAGTCCTGCTTTCTACACCTCAGTCATTCCTGATTTCCCAAAAAGAGCAGGGAAAATCATGGGCTGTAAGGTTATCAGGGTTAAAGGAAAACATTGATAGACCATTGTCTGCCATCCTCTCTTTGAATACTATCGCCCACACAATAGGGGCAGCAGGTGTGGGCGCACAGTCGATAAAGGTCTTCGGTGAAGCCTATTTCGGGATTATCTCTGCAACAATGACCATAATGATTCTCATTTTTACGGAGATCATCCCCAAGTCTATTGGCGCACGATTCTGGCGCGAGCTTGCTATGGTTTCGTCACAGATGATCAGTTTCATGATCATAATTACCTATCCGCTTGTATATATGTCTCTATTTATCACAAAGGTATTTTCAAAAAGCAGCCCCGAGAGAACAACCAGCAGGGAAGAGATCTCCGCCCTTTCAGGCATAGGGGTTGAAGAGGGTATTGTCCATGAGAGGGAACATAAAATAATACAGAATATACTCAAGCTCAAGAATGTGAAGGTAACCAATATCATGACCCCAAGGGTGGTGCTTGTGACTGCTGATGAAAATTTATCTCTGGAAGAATTTCTGATGCAAAAAGATTACCTGAAATTTTCCAGGATACCTGTATATTCAGGGCATATTGAAAACATTTCCGGTTATGTATTCAGGGAGCAGGTGTTTGAAAAACTTGCTGAAGGCAGCCATGACTTAAGGCTTAAGGATATCAAACGTGAGATAGTAATCATACCTGATACCAAAAACCTGTTCGGGGTATGGGAGACGCTTTTACAGAAAAAAGAGCAGTTGTCATTAATCGTTGATGAGTATGGAGGGATTGAAGGCATTGTAACAATGGAGGATATTATTGAAACACTCCTGGGCCTCGAGATAATAGATGAAAAGGATGTGTTCAGTGATATGCAGAAATTTGCCCGCGACAGATGGAAGGCAAGACAGACTAAATATAAACTACTGGAAAAATAG